A single genomic interval of Trichosurus vulpecula isolate mTriVul1 chromosome 6, mTriVul1.pri, whole genome shotgun sequence harbors:
- the LARGE2 gene encoding LARGE xylosyl- and glucuronyltransferase 2 isoform X2: MVPSVFISFYNADELKPEVAWIPNKHYSGIYGLLKLTLPRALPPTLARVIVLDTDITFASDIADLWAVFARFSDKQVIGLVENQSDWYLGNLWKNHRPWPALGRGFNTGVILLHLDRLRQVGWEQMWRLTAERELLTMLATSLADQDIFNAVIKQHPWLVYPLPCSWNVQLSDHTRAEQCYSEVSDLKVIHWNSPKKLGVKNKHVEFFRNLYLTFLEYDGNLLRRELFGCISGPQTQPDQTRQTLVELEEDAACYEFRRQQLTVHRVHLTFLPYEPPAPHPHDVTLVAQLSMDRLQMLEALCRHWPGPMSLALYLSDAEAQQFLNFAQASEVLAARRDVAYHIVYREGPLYPVNLLRNVALGQAHTPYVFLSDIDFLPAYSLYDYLRTSIKELDLATRKAALVVPAFETLRYRLSFPTSKTELLSLLDAGSLYTFRYHVWPRGHEPTDYARWREAQAPYRVEWAADYEPYVVVPRDCPRYDPRFVGFGWNKVAHIMELDAQEYEFLVLPEAFAIHLPHAPSLDISRFRSNPTYRRCLQALKDEFHQDLSRRYGSAALKYLTAQRQL, translated from the exons CCTGAGGTTGCCTGGATCCCCAATAAGCACTACTCGGGCATCTATGGGCTCTTGAAGCTGACCCTCCCCCGGGCACTGCCCCCCACCCTGGCCCGCGTCATTGTCCTTGACACTGATATCACTTTTGCTTCTGACATCGCTGACCTGTGGGCTGTCTTTGCCCGATTCTCAG acAAGCAGGTGATTGGGTTGGTGGAGAACCAGAGTGACTGGTACTTAGGGAACCTCTGGAAGAACCACCGACCCTGGCCTGCCTTAGGCCGTGGCTTCAACACTG GGGTGATCCTTCTGCATCTGGATCGACTGAGGCAGGTGGGCTGGGAGCAGATGTGGAGGCTCACAGCTGAGAGAGAGCTGCTCACTATGCTGGCCACATCTCTGGCTGACCAG GACATTTTCAATGCTGTGATCAAACAACACCCTTGGCTTGTGTACCCGCTACCGTGCTCCTGGAATGTGCAGCTCTCAGACCACACCCGAGCTGAGCAGTGCTACTCCGAGGTGTCTGACCTCAAG GTGATTCACTGGAACTCACCCAAGAAACTTGGGGTAAAGAATAAGCATGTAGAATTCTTCCGAAATCTCTACCTGACCTTCTTGGAGTATGATGGGAATCTGCTGCGGAGAGAGCTCTTTGGCTGCATCAGTGGTCCCCAGACCCAGCCGGACCAG ACAAGACAAACTCTGGTGGAGCTGGAGGAGGATGCCGCCTGCTATGAGTTCCGTCGGCAGCAGCTCACCGTCCACCGTGTACACCTCACCTTCCTGCCCTATGAgcctcctgccccccacccccatgatgTTACCCTGGTAGCCCAGCTGTCCATGGACCG ACTGCAGATGTTAGAGGCCCTCTGCCGCCACTGGCCAGGCCCCATGAGCCTGGCCCTGTACCTGTCAGATGCGGAGGCCCAGCAGTTCCTGAACTTTGCGCAGGCCTCCGAGGTGCTGGCTGCCCGGCGGGATGTGGCCTACCACATTGTATACCGAGAAGGGCCCCTCTACCCCGTCAACCTGCTTCGGAATGTGGCTCTGGGCCAGGCCCACACTCCCTATGTCTTCCTCAGTGACATTGACTTTTTGCCAGCCTATTCCCTCTATGACTACCTCAG GACCTCCATCAAAGAGCTGGACCTAGCTACCCGCAAAGCTGCTCTGGTAGTGCCAGCCTTTGAGACACTTCGCTATCGATTGAGCTTCCCCACCTCCAAGACTGAGCTGCTATCCCTGCTGGATGCTGGCTCTCTCTACACCTTCAG GTACCATGTTTGGCCCCGAGGGCATGAGCCCACCGACTATGCCCGTTGGCGGGAGGCCCAGGCTCCCTATCGTGTGGAGTGGGCAGCTGACTATGAGCCCTATGTGGTGGTCCCCCGGGATTGCCCCCGCTACGACCCCCGGTTCGTGGGCTTTGGCTGGAACAAGGTGGCCCACATAATGGAGCTGGACGCACAG GAATATGAGTTCTTGGTTCTGCCCGAGGCCTTTGCCATCCACTTGCCCCATGCTCCCAGCCTTGACATCTCCAGGTTCAGATCCAACCCCACTTACCGCCGTTGCCTTCAGGCCCTCAAGGATGAATTCCACCAGGACCTGTCCCGACGCTATGGCTCGGCAGCCCTCAAGTACCTCACAGCCCAGCGGCAGCTCTGA